From a region of the Salvelinus alpinus chromosome 2, SLU_Salpinus.1, whole genome shotgun sequence genome:
- the LOC139554957 gene encoding PAK4-inhibitor INKA2-like isoform X1, with amino-acid sequence MDTCLRRLKQELTVVHASGRHEREEMVSMKEAGDGLHAQMNSMMGALQELKLLQVQTALEQLDISGRSVQRAAPPPAEDTCPGPIPSPNATIGFGHNETLRPPLVRTSSQEQQQSRGGHQSSLGTSPSSSSLEPVETESQPLPLPRRVSGYTAPQGEYCGPRLSQVFPEHHKPAHPGQVVDLPGILYSLSREGPSLDSDYSQDSMDDSRDWTSSLMSHSRNRQPLVLGDNVFADLVGNWLDLPELEKEEMIGWTDRPDSPAHPLRLSRSQEICRKVSLTTNIFKKFLRSVRPDRDKLLKERPGWMVPENQKAELFKRPKKVSKQQTKGSLYLPFWAGVRQQGKGRPCPQLAEERHPTSQGQFSGLYIDRRQEARMEKMLPLFDYNTAVWV; translated from the coding sequence GTGTCTATGAAGGAGGCAGGAGATGGCCTCCATGCTCAGATGAACTCCATGATGGGGGCTCTTCAGGAACTCAAGCTTCTACAGGTGCAGACAGCGCTAGAGCAGCTAGACATCTCAGGGAGGTCTGTCCAAAGGGCGGCCCCACCACCAGCAGAGGACACATGCCCTGGCCCTATCCCCAGCCCCAATGCTACCATTGGCTTTGGCCACAATGAGACCCTGAGGCCCCCCCTGGTCAGGACATCCAGCCAGGAGCAGCAGCAGAGCCGGGGGGGGCACCAGAGCAGCCTGGGCACCTCGCCCTCTTCCTCCAGCCTGGAGCCAGTAGAGACTGAGAgccagcctctccctctcccccgcaGAGTGTCTGGATACACCGCCCCACAGGGGGAGTACTGCGGCCCACGTCTTAGCCAAGTGTTTCCAGAGCATCATAAGCCGGCTCACCCAGGCCAGGTAGTGGATCTCCCTGGCATTCTCTACAGCCTGTCCAGGGAAGGCCCCTCGCTGGACAGCGACTACTCCCAGGACAGCATGGACGACTCCAGAGACTGGACCTCCTCGCTCATGAGCCACAGCCGCAACCGGCAGCCGCTGGTGCTGGGGGACAACGTTTTCGCCGACCTGGTGGGCAACTGGCTGGACCTGCCTGAGCTGGAGAAGGAGGAGATGATTGGCTGGACCGACAGGCCCGACTCCCCGGCCCACCCTCTCCGTCTCAGCCGCTCCCAGGAGATCTGCAGGAAGGTCTCTCTGACCACCAATATCTTCAAGAAGTTCCTGCGCAGTGTGAGGCCCGACAGGGACAAGCTACTTAAGGAGAGGCCAGGCTGGATGGTCCCTGAGAACCAGAAGGCCGAGCTCTTTAAGAGGCCCAAGAAAGTGTCTAAGCAGCAGACCAAGGGGAGCTTGTACCTCCCATTCTGGGCAGGTGTAAGGCAACAGGGTAAGGGACGGCCATGTCCCCAGCTGGCTGAGGAGAGACATCCCACGAGCCAGGGCCAGTTCTCTGGGCTTTAcatagacaggagacaggaggccAGAATGGAGAAAATGCTGCCCTTGTTTGACTACAACACGGCTGTGTGGGTCTAA
- the LOC139554957 gene encoding PAK4-inhibitor INKA2-like isoform X3, producing the protein MKEAGDGLHAQMNSMMGALQELKLLQVQTALEQLDISGRSVQRAAPPPAEDTCPGPIPSPNATIGFGHNETLRPPLVRTSSQEQQQSRGGHQSSLGTSPSSSSLEPVETESQPLPLPRRVSGYTAPQGEYCGPRLSQVFPEHHKPAHPGQVVDLPGILYSLSREGPSLDSDYSQDSMDDSRDWTSSLMSHSRNRQPLVLGDNVFADLVGNWLDLPELEKEEMIGWTDRPDSPAHPLRLSRSQEICRKVSLTTNIFKKFLRSVRPDRDKLLKERPGWMVPENQKAELFKRPKKVSKQQTKGSLYLPFWAGVRQQGKGRPCPQLAEERHPTSQGQFSGLYIDRRQEARMEKMLPLFDYNTAVWV; encoded by the coding sequence ATGAAGGAGGCAGGAGATGGCCTCCATGCTCAGATGAACTCCATGATGGGGGCTCTTCAGGAACTCAAGCTTCTACAGGTGCAGACAGCGCTAGAGCAGCTAGACATCTCAGGGAGGTCTGTCCAAAGGGCGGCCCCACCACCAGCAGAGGACACATGCCCTGGCCCTATCCCCAGCCCCAATGCTACCATTGGCTTTGGCCACAATGAGACCCTGAGGCCCCCCCTGGTCAGGACATCCAGCCAGGAGCAGCAGCAGAGCCGGGGGGGGCACCAGAGCAGCCTGGGCACCTCGCCCTCTTCCTCCAGCCTGGAGCCAGTAGAGACTGAGAgccagcctctccctctcccccgcaGAGTGTCTGGATACACCGCCCCACAGGGGGAGTACTGCGGCCCACGTCTTAGCCAAGTGTTTCCAGAGCATCATAAGCCGGCTCACCCAGGCCAGGTAGTGGATCTCCCTGGCATTCTCTACAGCCTGTCCAGGGAAGGCCCCTCGCTGGACAGCGACTACTCCCAGGACAGCATGGACGACTCCAGAGACTGGACCTCCTCGCTCATGAGCCACAGCCGCAACCGGCAGCCGCTGGTGCTGGGGGACAACGTTTTCGCCGACCTGGTGGGCAACTGGCTGGACCTGCCTGAGCTGGAGAAGGAGGAGATGATTGGCTGGACCGACAGGCCCGACTCCCCGGCCCACCCTCTCCGTCTCAGCCGCTCCCAGGAGATCTGCAGGAAGGTCTCTCTGACCACCAATATCTTCAAGAAGTTCCTGCGCAGTGTGAGGCCCGACAGGGACAAGCTACTTAAGGAGAGGCCAGGCTGGATGGTCCCTGAGAACCAGAAGGCCGAGCTCTTTAAGAGGCCCAAGAAAGTGTCTAAGCAGCAGACCAAGGGGAGCTTGTACCTCCCATTCTGGGCAGGTGTAAGGCAACAGGGTAAGGGACGGCCATGTCCCCAGCTGGCTGAGGAGAGACATCCCACGAGCCAGGGCCAGTTCTCTGGGCTTTAcatagacaggagacaggaggccAGAATGGAGAAAATGCTGCCCTTGTTTGACTACAACACGGCTGTGTGGGTCTAA
- the LOC139554957 gene encoding PAK4-inhibitor INKA2-like isoform X2: protein MDTCLRRLKQELVSMKEAGDGLHAQMNSMMGALQELKLLQVQTALEQLDISGRSVQRAAPPPAEDTCPGPIPSPNATIGFGHNETLRPPLVRTSSQEQQQSRGGHQSSLGTSPSSSSLEPVETESQPLPLPRRVSGYTAPQGEYCGPRLSQVFPEHHKPAHPGQVVDLPGILYSLSREGPSLDSDYSQDSMDDSRDWTSSLMSHSRNRQPLVLGDNVFADLVGNWLDLPELEKEEMIGWTDRPDSPAHPLRLSRSQEICRKVSLTTNIFKKFLRSVRPDRDKLLKERPGWMVPENQKAELFKRPKKVSKQQTKGSLYLPFWAGVRQQGKGRPCPQLAEERHPTSQGQFSGLYIDRRQEARMEKMLPLFDYNTAVWV from the coding sequence GTGTCTATGAAGGAGGCAGGAGATGGCCTCCATGCTCAGATGAACTCCATGATGGGGGCTCTTCAGGAACTCAAGCTTCTACAGGTGCAGACAGCGCTAGAGCAGCTAGACATCTCAGGGAGGTCTGTCCAAAGGGCGGCCCCACCACCAGCAGAGGACACATGCCCTGGCCCTATCCCCAGCCCCAATGCTACCATTGGCTTTGGCCACAATGAGACCCTGAGGCCCCCCCTGGTCAGGACATCCAGCCAGGAGCAGCAGCAGAGCCGGGGGGGGCACCAGAGCAGCCTGGGCACCTCGCCCTCTTCCTCCAGCCTGGAGCCAGTAGAGACTGAGAgccagcctctccctctcccccgcaGAGTGTCTGGATACACCGCCCCACAGGGGGAGTACTGCGGCCCACGTCTTAGCCAAGTGTTTCCAGAGCATCATAAGCCGGCTCACCCAGGCCAGGTAGTGGATCTCCCTGGCATTCTCTACAGCCTGTCCAGGGAAGGCCCCTCGCTGGACAGCGACTACTCCCAGGACAGCATGGACGACTCCAGAGACTGGACCTCCTCGCTCATGAGCCACAGCCGCAACCGGCAGCCGCTGGTGCTGGGGGACAACGTTTTCGCCGACCTGGTGGGCAACTGGCTGGACCTGCCTGAGCTGGAGAAGGAGGAGATGATTGGCTGGACCGACAGGCCCGACTCCCCGGCCCACCCTCTCCGTCTCAGCCGCTCCCAGGAGATCTGCAGGAAGGTCTCTCTGACCACCAATATCTTCAAGAAGTTCCTGCGCAGTGTGAGGCCCGACAGGGACAAGCTACTTAAGGAGAGGCCAGGCTGGATGGTCCCTGAGAACCAGAAGGCCGAGCTCTTTAAGAGGCCCAAGAAAGTGTCTAAGCAGCAGACCAAGGGGAGCTTGTACCTCCCATTCTGGGCAGGTGTAAGGCAACAGGGTAAGGGACGGCCATGTCCCCAGCTGGCTGAGGAGAGACATCCCACGAGCCAGGGCCAGTTCTCTGGGCTTTAcatagacaggagacaggaggccAGAATGGAGAAAATGCTGCCCTTGTTTGACTACAACACGGCTGTGTGGGTCTAA